In the genome of Burkholderia diffusa, one region contains:
- a CDS encoding LysR family transcriptional regulator: MDTLQNMRVFTRVVETGSFTAAAQSLNSTTGAMSRAVSELEARLRTRLMNRSTRRLALTSAGENYLRRCRQILADVDRAEEEASCAHERPAGVLRMHSFASVGHHYVMPALTRYHTQYPDVSIELSLSQRMPDLFDGTSDMAVVTASSLPDSELVSHLLGSTFSILCASPEYVKRHGAPARPQDLGAHACLTLCTPAFPTHEWVLEGAEGVEQIHVAGPVQTNTAESLALAIRDGIGIGMLPLYAAIDALQDGTLVRVLPDHILQKMNVYALYPSRRFVDAKVRTWVEMLRAQVPGMIAHDVEMLNAIEREPQAA, encoded by the coding sequence ATGGATACCCTACAAAACATGCGGGTGTTTACGCGCGTCGTCGAGACGGGCAGTTTCACCGCGGCCGCGCAATCGCTGAACTCGACGACGGGCGCGATGTCGCGCGCGGTGTCGGAGCTCGAGGCGCGCCTGCGCACCCGTCTGATGAATCGCTCGACGCGCCGTCTCGCGCTGACGTCGGCCGGCGAAAATTATCTGCGGCGCTGTCGCCAGATCCTCGCCGACGTCGATCGCGCCGAGGAAGAGGCGAGCTGCGCGCACGAGCGGCCGGCCGGCGTCTTGCGCATGCACAGTTTCGCGAGCGTCGGCCATCACTACGTGATGCCCGCGCTCACGCGCTACCACACGCAATATCCGGACGTATCGATCGAGCTGTCGCTGTCGCAGCGCATGCCCGACCTGTTCGACGGCACGAGCGACATGGCCGTCGTGACCGCGTCGTCGCTGCCCGATTCGGAGCTCGTGTCGCACCTGCTCGGCTCGACGTTCAGCATCCTGTGTGCGTCGCCGGAGTATGTGAAGCGCCACGGCGCACCGGCGCGCCCGCAGGATCTCGGCGCACATGCGTGCCTGACGCTCTGCACGCCGGCGTTTCCGACTCACGAATGGGTGCTCGAAGGTGCCGAGGGCGTCGAGCAGATCCATGTCGCGGGGCCGGTGCAGACCAACACGGCCGAGTCGCTCGCGCTCGCGATTCGCGATGGCATCGGGATCGGCATGCTGCCGCTGTACGCGGCGATCGATGCGCTCCAGGACGGCACGCTCGTGCGTGTGCTGCCCGATCACATCCTGCAGAAGATGAATGTGTATGCGCTGTATCCGTCGCGCCGCTTCGTCGACGCGAAGGTGCGCACCTGGGTCGAGATGCTGCGTGCGCAGGTGCCGGGGATGATCGCGCACGACGTCGAGATGCTGAACGCGATCGAGCGGGAACCGCAGGCCGCCTGA
- a CDS encoding DUF4148 domain-containing protein, whose amino-acid sequence MKSLVVTAAAAVLLAAPALSFAQSAKSPVTRAQVLQELYDLESVGYNPSLGDAGNYPDDIMAAQERLATKRLAEHKAAHAAYGPAGAGATESGVAAKPAL is encoded by the coding sequence GTGAAATCGCTCGTCGTTACCGCCGCTGCTGCCGTCCTGCTTGCCGCACCGGCGCTGTCGTTCGCTCAGTCCGCCAAGTCGCCCGTCACGCGCGCGCAGGTGCTGCAGGAGCTCTACGATCTCGAATCGGTCGGCTACAACCCGTCGCTCGGCGACGCCGGCAACTATCCGGACGACATCATGGCCGCGCAGGAACGCCTGGCGACAAAACGGCTCGCCGAGCACAAGGCCGCGCATGCCGCGTATGGCCCGGCCGGTGCGGGCGCAACCGAATCGGGCGTGGCCGCCAAACCCGCGCTGTGA
- a CDS encoding porin — protein sequence MNKTLIAAAAATALFAPLAQAQSSVTLYGLIDAGIAYTNNAGGASLWRMTSGTINGSRFGLRGTEDLGGGLKALFVLENGFNANNGALGQDGKLFGRHAYVGLTSSGYGTLTLGRQYDTMVDFVAPLSATAGDFGDTGFAHPFDNDNLNHSVRINNAVKYTSDTIAGFKVGALYGFSNSTNFAGNRAYSVAASYTNGPLKLAGAYLQMNGTKGSTSASPGATDVAEAKSVSQGGWSVGADRMRSYGGGVSYVFGPATVGFVYTRSQYDNSGSFGSTGQVAFNNYDVNVRYAVTPAVSLGAAYVYTDASVSNPDSKHGTDPKWHQVDLQAVYKLSRRTDLYAEAMYQHASGRGYQAFINTSGGASSTANQIVGTIGMRTRF from the coding sequence ATGAACAAAACCCTGATTGCCGCCGCAGCCGCCACCGCACTGTTCGCCCCGCTCGCGCAAGCACAGAGCTCGGTCACGCTGTATGGCCTGATCGACGCCGGCATCGCGTACACCAACAACGCGGGCGGCGCGTCTCTGTGGCGCATGACCAGCGGCACCATCAACGGCAGCCGCTTCGGCTTGCGCGGCACGGAAGATCTCGGCGGCGGCCTGAAGGCGCTGTTCGTCCTCGAGAACGGCTTCAACGCGAACAACGGCGCGCTCGGCCAGGACGGCAAGCTGTTCGGCCGCCACGCGTACGTTGGCCTGACCAGCAGCGGCTACGGCACGCTGACGCTCGGGCGCCAGTACGACACGATGGTCGACTTCGTCGCGCCGCTGTCCGCGACGGCCGGCGACTTCGGCGATACGGGCTTCGCGCACCCGTTCGACAACGACAACCTGAACCACTCGGTGCGCATCAACAATGCGGTGAAGTACACGAGCGACACGATCGCCGGTTTCAAGGTCGGTGCGTTGTACGGCTTCTCGAACTCGACGAACTTCGCCGGCAACCGTGCATACAGCGTCGCGGCGAGCTACACGAACGGCCCGCTGAAGCTGGCTGGCGCTTACCTGCAGATGAACGGCACGAAGGGCTCGACGAGCGCGAGCCCGGGTGCGACCGACGTGGCCGAAGCCAAGAGCGTGAGCCAGGGCGGCTGGTCGGTGGGCGCGGACCGCATGCGCAGCTACGGCGGCGGCGTCAGCTACGTGTTCGGTCCGGCGACGGTCGGCTTCGTCTACACGCGTTCGCAGTACGACAACTCGGGCTCGTTCGGCTCCACCGGCCAGGTCGCGTTCAACAACTACGACGTGAACGTGCGCTATGCGGTGACGCCGGCCGTCAGCCTTGGCGCGGCGTACGTCTACACCGACGCCAGCGTGTCGAACCCGGACAGCAAGCACGGCACCGATCCGAAGTGGCACCAGGTCGACCTGCAGGCGGTGTACAAGCTGTCGCGCCGCACCGACCTGTACGCGGAAGCGATGTATCAGCACGCGTCGGGCCGCGGCTACCAGGCGTTCATCAACACGTCGGGCGGCGCATCGAGCACCGCGAACCAGATCGTCGGCACGATCGGCATGCGCACGCGCTTCTGA
- a CDS encoding VOC family protein: MTTRRRPSFSSALCYRNPKAALAWLERAFGFERAIVVTTPEGDIAHAEMKFGDGLVMIGGAWAEFIASPEDTGDRNTQHVHVQLPDDADIDAHCERARAAGAEILQAPADQFYGDRVYRARDPGRHVWTFGKHVRGVTNDEMSAATGLTIEDFE, translated from the coding sequence ATGACCACGCGTCGCCGTCCGTCGTTCAGTTCCGCGCTGTGCTACCGCAACCCGAAAGCCGCGCTGGCATGGCTCGAACGCGCATTCGGCTTCGAGCGCGCGATCGTCGTCACCACGCCGGAAGGCGACATCGCGCATGCCGAAATGAAGTTCGGCGACGGCCTCGTCATGATCGGCGGCGCGTGGGCCGAGTTCATCGCGTCACCGGAAGACACCGGCGATCGCAACACGCAGCACGTCCACGTGCAGCTTCCCGACGATGCGGACATCGACGCGCACTGCGAGCGCGCGCGTGCGGCCGGCGCGGAGATCCTGCAGGCGCCGGCCGACCAGTTCTACGGCGATCGCGTGTATCGCGCGCGCGATCCCGGCCGGCATGTGTGGACCTTCGGCAAGCACGTGCGCGGCGTGACGAACGACGAGATGAGCGCGGCCACCGGTCTGACGATCGAGGATTTCGAATAA
- the codA gene encoding cytosine deaminase → MNLFNARLRGRDGLFTIGIDGDRIARIDAQAAPVASVGGGDIDAGGRLAIAPLVEPHIHLDAVLTAGEPAWNMSGTLFEGIERWSERKATITHADTKTRAHAAIGMLRDHGIQHVRTHVDVTDPTLAALKAMLEVKDEARGLIDLQIVAFPQEGIESFDGGRVLMEQAIELGADVVGGIPHFENTREQGVSSIRFLMELAERTGCLVDVHCDETDDPHSRFLEVLAEEARVRGMGARVTASHTTAMGSYDNAYCSKLFRLLKRAGLNFVSCPTESIHLQGRFDTFPKRRGVTRVAELDRAGLNVCFGQDSIKDPWYPLGNGNILRVLDAGLHICHMMGYQDLQRCLDFVTDHAATTMHLGDGYGIVVGRPANLVVLDADSDYEAVRRQAKATLSVRHGKVIMRREPERVTYPA, encoded by the coding sequence ATGAATCTCTTCAATGCACGCCTGCGCGGTCGCGACGGGTTGTTCACGATCGGCATCGACGGCGACAGGATCGCGCGGATCGACGCGCAAGCCGCGCCGGTCGCCTCGGTCGGCGGCGGCGATATCGATGCCGGCGGCCGTCTGGCGATTGCGCCGCTTGTCGAACCGCACATCCATCTTGACGCGGTGCTCACGGCCGGCGAGCCGGCCTGGAACATGAGCGGCACGCTGTTCGAGGGAATCGAGCGCTGGTCCGAGCGCAAGGCGACGATCACGCACGCGGATACGAAGACGCGCGCGCATGCGGCGATCGGCATGCTGCGCGATCACGGCATCCAGCACGTGCGCACCCATGTCGACGTCACCGATCCGACGCTGGCCGCACTGAAGGCGATGCTCGAAGTGAAGGACGAAGCACGCGGGCTGATCGACCTGCAGATCGTCGCGTTTCCGCAGGAAGGCATCGAGTCGTTCGACGGCGGCCGCGTGCTGATGGAGCAGGCGATCGAACTCGGCGCGGACGTCGTAGGCGGGATTCCGCATTTCGAGAACACGCGCGAGCAGGGCGTCAGCTCGATCCGCTTCCTGATGGAACTGGCCGAGCGCACCGGCTGCCTCGTCGACGTGCACTGCGACGAGACCGACGATCCGCATTCGCGCTTCCTGGAAGTGCTCGCGGAAGAAGCGCGCGTGCGCGGAATGGGCGCGCGCGTGACGGCGAGCCATACGACCGCGATGGGTTCATACGACAACGCGTACTGCTCGAAGCTGTTCCGGCTGCTCAAGCGCGCGGGCCTGAACTTCGTATCGTGCCCGACCGAGAGCATCCACTTGCAGGGGCGCTTCGACACGTTTCCGAAGCGGCGAGGCGTCACGCGCGTCGCGGAACTCGATCGCGCGGGGCTGAACGTGTGCTTCGGACAGGATTCGATCAAGGATCCGTGGTATCCGCTCGGCAACGGCAACATCCTGCGCGTGCTCGATGCCGGCCTGCACATCTGCCACATGATGGGCTACCAGGACCTGCAGCGCTGCCTCGACTTCGTGACCGACCACGCGGCGACGACGATGCATCTCGGCGATGGCTACGGGATCGTGGTCGGCCGGCCGGCGAACCTGGTCGTGCTCGACGCGGACAGCGACTACGAAGCCGTGCGCCGGCAGGCGAAGGCCACGCTGTCGGTTCGCCACGGGAAGGTCATCATGCGGCGGGAGCCGGAGCGCGTTACGTATCCGGCGTAG
- a CDS encoding chloride channel protein, with product MRPDLPSAPASSSPLASPFARIAAVTVLTGVGAGVGGMLLALLLHAIQHVAYGYSLAHVVGTESFLAGVTGAEPLRRFAVLVVCGLVAGGGWWALYRFGAPLVSIRRAVRAADPRMPFVSTTVHALLQIVTVALGSPLGREVAPREIGALLAGRLAHRAGLTPADCRLMVACGAGAGLAAVYNVPLGGAVFVLEVLLGTFELRALVVAVVTSAIAAAVAWIGLGNEHQYTVPSFALSAPLVAWSIVCGPLFGLAAYAFVRLTTRAGAEAPKGRPLSVLALVNFAIIGVLAMWFPQLLGNGKGPASLGFDGALTIGLAATLLVLKVLIEAGSLRAGAEGGLLTPGLANGALLGVVLGGLWGLVWPGASIGGCALVGATAFLAASMQMPITAVVLLLEFTRVDHDSLVPMLLAVAGSLVAYRLAQQLAARRMDAAATVGTPAAAAR from the coding sequence ATGCGCCCTGATCTCCCGTCCGCCCCCGCTTCTTCTTCGCCATTGGCCAGCCCGTTCGCGCGGATCGCTGCCGTCACGGTCCTGACTGGCGTCGGCGCGGGCGTCGGCGGGATGCTGCTCGCGCTGCTGCTTCACGCGATTCAGCATGTGGCCTACGGTTACAGCCTCGCGCACGTGGTCGGAACCGAGAGCTTTCTCGCGGGCGTGACCGGCGCCGAGCCGCTGCGCCGGTTCGCGGTGCTCGTCGTCTGCGGCCTCGTCGCGGGCGGCGGCTGGTGGGCGCTTTACCGCTTCGGCGCACCGCTCGTCAGCATCCGCCGGGCCGTTCGCGCAGCCGATCCGCGGATGCCGTTCGTCAGCACGACGGTGCACGCGCTGCTCCAGATCGTCACCGTCGCGCTCGGTTCGCCGCTCGGCCGCGAAGTCGCGCCGCGCGAGATCGGTGCGCTGCTGGCCGGCCGGCTCGCGCATCGCGCGGGGCTCACGCCCGCCGATTGCCGGCTGATGGTCGCGTGCGGCGCGGGCGCCGGCCTCGCGGCGGTCTACAACGTGCCGCTCGGCGGCGCCGTATTCGTGCTCGAAGTGCTGCTCGGCACGTTCGAGCTGCGCGCGCTGGTGGTGGCCGTCGTCACGTCGGCGATCGCGGCGGCCGTCGCATGGATCGGGCTTGGCAACGAACATCAGTACACGGTGCCGTCGTTTGCGCTGAGTGCGCCGCTGGTTGCGTGGTCGATCGTCTGCGGGCCGCTGTTCGGTCTTGCCGCCTACGCGTTCGTGCGGCTCACGACCCGCGCGGGGGCGGAGGCGCCGAAGGGCCGCCCGCTCTCGGTGCTCGCGCTGGTCAATTTCGCGATCATCGGCGTGCTCGCGATGTGGTTTCCGCAACTGCTCGGCAATGGCAAGGGGCCGGCTTCGCTGGGTTTCGACGGCGCGCTGACAATCGGTCTCGCGGCGACGCTGCTCGTGCTGAAGGTGCTGATCGAGGCGGGCAGCCTGCGCGCGGGGGCGGAGGGCGGGCTCCTGACGCCGGGTCTTGCGAACGGCGCGCTGCTGGGCGTCGTGCTCGGCGGGCTGTGGGGCCTCGTGTGGCCGGGCGCGTCGATCGGCGGGTGCGCGCTGGTTGGCGCGACCGCGTTCCTTGCCGCGTCGATGCAGATGCCGATCACGGCCGTCGTGCTGTTGCTCGAGTTCACGCGCGTGGATCACGACAGCCTGGTGCCGATGCTGCTGGCCGTGGCCGGCTCGCTGGTTGCGTACCGGTTGGCGCAGCAACTGGCGGCGCGGCGGATGGATGCAGCCGCAACCGTCGGCACGCCGGCTGCGGCGGCGCGGTAG
- a CDS encoding cytochrome-c peroxidase, with translation MTARPAFPSPDASGAAAPRSPARVVRRAAFVLGAAALGYGAFAIAFPARTPAAIGDVVADWTGANPHPVVLQRPAVQPLSAVAQLGRALFADPSLSASGKQSCASCHSPDHAYGPPNGLDVQPGGLAMTQQGYRPPPSLMYLYRQPAFSIGPDAGENDAAPSVAQQAASAAGVVKAQKVAGTSAAPQLVPQGGMFWDGRADTLQQQAFGPLLNPVEMANASIDDVARKLAGSSHRTQFEQLFGPRVFSSPQLLVSEAMFAIARYQVEDPSFHPYNSKYDRWLEGRARLSQAELRGLRLFNDPARANCAGCHLSKLGKDGLPPMFTDYQYEALGAPRNTALAQNRNPAFYDLGVCGPFREDLKDQTQYCAMFLTPTLRNAATRHVFFHNGVFHTLDEVMAFYNERSIAPQKFYSRGADGKVDEYDDIPPKYRANVDVTDAPFDRKPGDKPAMTAQDIKDIEAFLGTLTDEPAR, from the coding sequence ATGACCGCTCGTCCCGCGTTCCCGTCTCCCGACGCATCCGGCGCCGCCGCGCCGCGTTCCCCTGCCCGCGTGGTGCGCCGCGCGGCGTTCGTGCTCGGCGCGGCCGCGCTCGGCTATGGCGCGTTCGCGATCGCGTTTCCGGCCCGCACGCCGGCGGCGATCGGCGATGTCGTCGCCGACTGGACGGGCGCGAATCCGCATCCGGTCGTGCTGCAGCGCCCGGCCGTGCAGCCGCTGTCGGCGGTCGCGCAGCTCGGGCGCGCCCTGTTCGCCGATCCGTCGCTGTCGGCATCCGGCAAGCAGTCGTGCGCGTCGTGCCACAGCCCCGATCATGCGTACGGGCCGCCGAACGGACTCGACGTGCAGCCGGGCGGCCTCGCGATGACGCAGCAGGGCTACCGCCCGCCGCCGTCGCTGATGTACCTGTATCGTCAGCCCGCCTTCAGCATCGGCCCCGATGCGGGCGAGAACGACGCCGCGCCGAGCGTCGCGCAGCAGGCTGCATCGGCGGCCGGCGTCGTCAAGGCGCAGAAGGTGGCCGGCACGTCGGCCGCGCCGCAACTCGTGCCGCAGGGCGGGATGTTCTGGGACGGCCGCGCCGATACGCTGCAGCAGCAGGCGTTCGGGCCGCTGCTGAATCCGGTCGAGATGGCGAATGCGAGCATCGACGACGTCGCGCGGAAACTCGCGGGCTCGTCGCATCGCACGCAGTTCGAGCAGCTGTTCGGCCCACGCGTGTTCTCCAGCCCGCAGCTTCTGGTGTCGGAGGCGATGTTCGCGATCGCGCGCTATCAGGTCGAGGATCCGTCGTTCCATCCGTACAACAGCAAGTACGACCGCTGGCTCGAAGGCCGCGCGCGTTTGTCGCAGGCCGAATTGCGCGGGCTGCGGCTCTTCAACGATCCGGCCAGGGCGAATTGCGCGGGCTGCCACCTGTCAAAGCTCGGCAAGGACGGCTTGCCGCCGATGTTTACCGACTACCAGTACGAGGCGCTCGGCGCACCGCGCAACACGGCGCTCGCGCAGAACCGCAACCCGGCGTTCTACGATCTCGGCGTGTGCGGGCCGTTTCGCGAGGATCTGAAGGACCAGACGCAGTACTGCGCGATGTTCCTCACGCCGACGCTGCGCAACGCGGCGACGCGCCACGTGTTCTTCCACAACGGCGTGTTCCACACGCTCGACGAGGTGATGGCGTTCTACAACGAGCGCAGCATCGCGCCGCAGAAGTTCTATTCGCGCGGCGCGGATGGCAAGGTCGACGAATATGACGACATTCCGCCGAAGTACCGTGCAAACGTCGACGTGACCGATGCGCCGTTTGACCGCAAACCCGGCGACAAGCCCGCGATGACCGCGCAGGACATCAAGGATATCGAAGCGTTCCTCGGCACGCTCACCGACGAGCCGGCACGCTGA
- a CDS encoding phospholipase C has translation MFRQALLVTACAGAALALFACGGSDDPTSTPAVSSQDALQTATPIKHVVVIYGENVSFDHYFGTYPNASNPAGEPAFTAKPGTPTINGLTGTLLTANPNFTNTANGTDAANPFRLDRTQAATADQNHAYTAEQQAEDNGLADLFPKYTGKGSSGGAGAFGTKGQVMGYFDGNTVTALWNYAQRFAMSDNAYTTVYGPSTPGALNVVSGQTNGMQIVKTSKQPSTLAATSYYINDGQGGFTMINDVDPGYDVCSSTTDQAMMSGKNIGDLLNAAKITWGGFMGGFNLSTTNSNGTTGCARSTVATAVNAATADYIPHHNWFQYYASTANPQHTRPSSVAAIGSSFQADGKTAEPANHQYDSDDFFAAVKAGNFPSVSFLKAPAAQDAHAGYSDPLDEQAFVTKVVNFLQQQPDWQNTAVIVTYDDSDGWYDHAYTAPTHSSSDAVDQVNGNGQCGSGGTTGVNGGTVNGRCGPGVRIPLVVISPYAKQNYVDHTMIDQASVVRFIEDNWLGGQRIGGGSFDAAAGDLRGLFDFSSKPNTAPLYLDPTQGTVLSAAPSI, from the coding sequence ATGTTCCGTCAAGCCTTGCTCGTCACCGCGTGCGCCGGCGCGGCGCTTGCGCTGTTCGCCTGCGGCGGCAGCGACGATCCCACGTCGACGCCCGCCGTGTCGTCGCAGGATGCGCTGCAGACCGCCACGCCGATCAAGCACGTCGTCGTGATCTACGGCGAGAACGTATCGTTCGACCACTACTTCGGCACCTACCCGAATGCGTCGAACCCGGCCGGCGAACCGGCGTTCACCGCGAAGCCCGGCACGCCGACGATCAACGGGCTGACGGGCACGCTGCTCACCGCGAACCCGAACTTCACGAACACGGCCAACGGCACCGACGCCGCGAATCCGTTCCGCCTCGACCGCACGCAAGCCGCGACCGCCGACCAGAACCACGCGTACACGGCCGAGCAACAGGCCGAGGACAACGGCCTCGCCGACCTGTTCCCGAAATACACCGGCAAGGGCTCGTCCGGCGGCGCCGGCGCGTTCGGCACCAAGGGCCAGGTGATGGGCTACTTCGACGGCAACACCGTGACCGCGCTGTGGAACTACGCGCAGCGCTTCGCGATGAGCGACAACGCCTATACGACGGTCTACGGCCCGTCGACGCCGGGCGCGCTGAACGTCGTGTCGGGCCAGACCAACGGGATGCAGATCGTCAAGACGTCGAAGCAGCCGTCGACGCTCGCCGCCACGTCGTACTACATCAACGACGGCCAGGGCGGCTTCACGATGATCAACGACGTCGACCCGGGTTATGACGTGTGCTCGAGCACGACCGACCAGGCGATGATGAGCGGCAAGAACATCGGCGACCTGCTGAACGCCGCAAAGATCACGTGGGGCGGCTTCATGGGCGGCTTCAACCTGTCGACGACCAACAGCAACGGCACGACGGGTTGTGCGCGCAGCACGGTCGCCACCGCCGTGAACGCCGCGACAGCCGATTACATTCCGCACCACAACTGGTTCCAGTACTACGCGTCGACCGCGAACCCGCAGCACACGCGCCCGAGCTCGGTCGCGGCAATCGGCTCGAGCTTCCAGGCCGACGGCAAGACGGCTGAACCGGCGAACCACCAGTACGACAGCGACGATTTCTTCGCGGCCGTGAAGGCGGGCAACTTCCCGTCGGTCAGCTTCCTGAAGGCACCGGCCGCGCAGGACGCGCACGCGGGCTATTCGGATCCGCTCGACGAGCAGGCGTTCGTCACGAAGGTCGTCAACTTCCTGCAACAGCAGCCGGACTGGCAGAACACGGCCGTGATCGTCACCTATGACGACTCGGACGGCTGGTACGACCACGCGTACACGGCGCCGACGCATTCGTCGTCCGACGCGGTCGACCAGGTGAACGGCAACGGCCAGTGCGGCTCGGGCGGCACCACCGGCGTGAACGGCGGCACCGTGAACGGCCGCTGCGGTCCGGGTGTGCGCATTCCGCTGGTCGTGATCTCGCCGTATGCGAAGCAGAACTACGTCGACCACACGATGATCGACCAGGCGTCCGTCGTGCGCTTCATCGAGGACAACTGGCTCGGCGGCCAGCGCATCGGCGGCGGTTCCTTCGATGCGGCGGCAGGCGACCTGCGCGGGCTGTTCGACTTCTCGTCGAAGCCGAATACGGCGCCGCTGTATCTCGATCCGACGCAAGGCACCGTGCTGAGCGCGGCGCCGTCGATCTGA
- a CDS encoding EamA family transporter yields the protein MVGPWRRFRVASRQRVFNVPIPVLFAVLCAAFLHASWNALVRSSGDRLRSATVLQIAIGLFALLFLPSAAPITLASWTCVVASAVIHVVYTLLLVRAYEHGDLSVAYPVARGTAPLLVTLGAAAFAGERLNAGAQCGLVLICAGIMTIGLERGRGARHRMTQVLPTAFATGVSIAAYSVIDGIGVRDSGSTVGYTVWMFVLTGLLMAAYYRLRAGPLRLAQDVGETAKAACGGVFAALAYAIVIWAMDRAPMGPVSALRETSVVFAALIARVYLGERLTPRRAAGCGVIAGGALLISAFEALR from the coding sequence ATGGTTGGCCCGTGGCGACGATTTCGCGTTGCCAGCCGTCAGCGAGTATTCAACGTGCCGATCCCCGTTCTGTTTGCCGTCCTGTGCGCCGCCTTCCTGCATGCGTCATGGAATGCGCTCGTGCGCAGCAGCGGCGACCGGCTGCGCTCGGCCACGGTGCTGCAGATCGCGATCGGGCTGTTCGCGCTGCTGTTCCTGCCGTCCGCCGCGCCGATCACGCTCGCGAGCTGGACCTGCGTCGTTGCGTCGGCGGTGATCCACGTCGTCTACACGCTGCTGCTGGTGCGGGCGTACGAGCACGGCGATCTGAGCGTCGCATACCCGGTCGCGCGCGGCACCGCGCCGCTGCTCGTCACGCTGGGGGCGGCGGCGTTCGCGGGCGAGCGCCTGAACGCGGGCGCGCAATGCGGGCTCGTGCTGATCTGCGCGGGCATCATGACGATCGGGCTGGAACGAGGCCGCGGCGCGCGGCACCGGATGACGCAGGTGTTGCCGACCGCGTTCGCCACCGGCGTATCGATCGCCGCGTACAGCGTGATCGACGGAATCGGCGTGCGGGACAGCGGCAGCACGGTCGGCTATACGGTGTGGATGTTCGTGCTGACCGGGTTGCTGATGGCCGCGTACTACCGGCTGCGAGCGGGGCCGTTGCGGCTCGCGCAGGATGTCGGCGAAACGGCGAAGGCCGCCTGCGGCGGCGTGTTCGCGGCGCTTGCGTACGCGATCGTGATCTGGGCGATGGATCGCGCGCCGATGGGTCCGGTGTCGGCGCTGCGCGAAACGAGCGTGGTGTTCGCGGCGTTGATTGCCCGCGTGTATCTCGGCGAGCGGCTGACGCCGCGTCGCGCGGCGGGATGCGGCGTGATTGCGGGCGGCGCGCTGCTGATCAGCGCGTTCGAGGCGCTGCGCTGA